ACAAATTGTGTAATTTTTGCGTAATTAATGTATTGTAGAAAAGCTTACTTTTTGTTTATTAGCTAAATTTATTGGACTTAATAAAAAATTAAATATTATATTTTTTATATTTATTGGTACTAATACACAGCATGGAATTAATATTAAATCGTAATGAATGATATAACCTTTAGTTTTTTAAATCGTTAAAAACAAAAGTAAATAATTTAAATTTGTACAAAATAGTGTGCTATAAATATATAGAACTAGGTAAAAGAACTCGAAGTATCTCATCAAATAAACGGAATATAGATGAATAAAAAATTATTGGTGTTTACCGATTTAGATGGAACATTATTGGACCATTATACTTATCAAACTGATGACGCAACAGAAATGATAATTAGGTTAAAGCAGAACAATATTGCGATAATACCTAACAGCAGTAAAACACTTCCTGAAATTCAATTAATTCGTCAGCAACTTAACTTAAACTCTCCTTTTATTATTGAAAATGGCGCGGCCATTTACATTCCTGTTAATTACTTTCCAACACAACCCAATGGTACTCACTTAGAAAATGGATTCTGGGTTAAATCTTTTTGCCCAAATAAAGACCATTGGTTAGGTTTATTAAAAGACAACGCAGATGCATTCAAAGAAGCTTTTCAAAGTTTCTCTGATATGTCTGTAGAACAACTAGCAGAACTCACCGGTTTAAGTCTTGAAAATGCAGCATTATCTAAACAACGCCAATACGGGGAACCCTTAAATTGGCTGGGAAATGAAGAGCAGCAAGAACAATTTACTAACATCATGGTTGAGTTAGGAGCCAATGTTTTACAGGGAGGGCGTTTCCTACACATTAGCGGACACTGTGATAAAGGTCAGGCGCAAGCTTGGTTGACTGAACAGTATAAGCAAAATCAAATGTCTATCGATTTAAGTTCTCAACCTAATGACATTGTGACCATCGCTTTAGGTGATGGCAAGAATGATATCGCAATGCTTGAACAAGCAACTATCGCGGTACAAGTCCGCTCACCTGTTCATGATTTCCCTGAATTAACCAGGAAAGAACATGTTTTTCAAAGCAACCTATATGGTCCTGCTGGATGGGCGGAATGTTTAAACGAAATTTTATCATCGAAATTAATTTATTGAATCAAGGAGCTTACTAATGGCTGATTTTTATCAAAATGGCATTGTAACTACAATGCATAATTTAAGACAACGCAGTAATGAAAACCTTGAAGAAGAGTTAAAGACATTTTCAAAGACGCGTCCGATGGGCCTAATTTTGCCTTCTCTTTTTTCTGAATTAGAAGGAGATGCATTCCCAGATATCGTTGATCATCTTAGCGAAGTGCCTTACCTAAGTGAAATCGTTATCGGGTTAGATAGAGCAAGTGAAGAGCAGTATCGCCACGCCCTAAAATTCTTCAAAAAATTACCTCAACATCACCGCGTTCTATGGAATGAAGGCCCAAGATTACAAGCACTAGACGCTAAATTACAGGCGTTAGGTGTTGCACCGAAAGAACTTGGTAAAGGGCGTAATGTTTGGTATTGCATGGGCTATACATTAGCCTCTGGTAAGACTGAATCAGTGGCATTACATGATTGTGATATCGTCACATATGATCGTGCATTATTAGCAAGATTAATTTACCCCGTTGCTAATCCAGGGTTTAACTACGAATTCTGTAAAGGTTTTTACTCTCGCGTCGCTGATGGAAAAATCAATGGCCGCGTATCGCGCTTACTCGTTACTCCGCTGGTTAAAGCGTTGAAAAAGACTATAGGTCACAACGAATACCTTGAGTTTATTGATAGCTTCCTTTACCCGTTAGCGGGTGAATTCTCTTTCCGTAAAGACGTATTAACCGACTTACGTATTCCAAGCGATTGGGGATTAGAAATTGGCGTGCTGTCTGAAATGCATCGTAACTATGCGAGCAACCGCACTTGTCAGGTAGATATTTCAGACGCTTACGATCATAAACACCAAGATCTTTCTTTAGATAATGTGGAAGGTGGTTTATCGAAAATGTCAGTTGATATCACTAAGGCATTTATCCGTAAATTAGCGACACAAGGTGAAACATTCAGCACTGAAAGTATCCGTACGTTAAAAGCCACTTATTACCGTATCGCACTTGATTACTTAGAAATGTATCGTGGTGATGCCATGATGAATGGTCTGAATCTTGATATTCATAATGAAGAAAAAGCCATAGAAATGTTTGCGGAAAACGTCATGACAGCAGGGCAGATTTTCTTAGATAAGCCAATGGATACGCCATTCATTCCTTCTTGGAGCCGTGTAATT
Above is a genomic segment from Psychromonas sp. L1A2 containing:
- a CDS encoding HAD-IIB family hydrolase; this encodes MNKKLLVFTDLDGTLLDHYTYQTDDATEMIIRLKQNNIAIIPNSSKTLPEIQLIRQQLNLNSPFIIENGAAIYIPVNYFPTQPNGTHLENGFWVKSFCPNKDHWLGLLKDNADAFKEAFQSFSDMSVEQLAELTGLSLENAALSKQRQYGEPLNWLGNEEQQEQFTNIMVELGANVLQGGRFLHISGHCDKGQAQAWLTEQYKQNQMSIDLSSQPNDIVTIALGDGKNDIAMLEQATIAVQVRSPVHDFPELTRKEHVFQSNLYGPAGWAECLNEILSSKLIY
- a CDS encoding glycosyl transferase, with the translated sequence MADFYQNGIVTTMHNLRQRSNENLEEELKTFSKTRPMGLILPSLFSELEGDAFPDIVDHLSEVPYLSEIVIGLDRASEEQYRHALKFFKKLPQHHRVLWNEGPRLQALDAKLQALGVAPKELGKGRNVWYCMGYTLASGKTESVALHDCDIVTYDRALLARLIYPVANPGFNYEFCKGFYSRVADGKINGRVSRLLVTPLVKALKKTIGHNEYLEFIDSFLYPLAGEFSFRKDVLTDLRIPSDWGLEIGVLSEMHRNYASNRTCQVDISDAYDHKHQDLSLDNVEGGLSKMSVDITKAFIRKLATQGETFSTESIRTLKATYYRIALDYLEMYRGDAMMNGLNLDIHNEEKAIEMFAENVMTAGQIFLDKPMDTPFIPSWSRVISAMPDVLEQLKEAVELDHQEFSE